From the genome of Ictalurus punctatus breed USDA103 chromosome 5, Coco_2.0, whole genome shotgun sequence:
GTAGCTTGACTAGCAGGCTAACTTACAGccataaaaacatgttttaacaGTAATAACGGATTATTATTTCCCCCCCCCAccgtgtgtgtagtttgttagcTTGCTTGCGAGCTAGGCGGCTTGCTAACAGGTTATCTAGGTAAGCTAGCTCCCCGGTGTCGGTGTTGATCATCATGGGGAGAGATGTGGAGGAGGTCGCGGCCGCTGTGGTGCGGGAATATCTCAGCAGAAAGGTGGGTAAAagatgaaattaaaaaataagCTAATGTTTATCACACAGAGCTGTAGGTTAGCCTACATAACTATAGCAGATTCTGATCAATTGAGCAAGGCATtaaagttataaataaataaataaataaataaacaaacaaaccttctACTTCCGGGTGACGTGTCACGTGTCTCTGTGCTGAAATAATAACACTTCACTGTGTTTAGACGCATGGAACCCTAATATCTGTTCAATAAAAGTGGATCGGTTGgttataaacatttatagaaCATTTATTAACACATACATCACGTATACGTATGCTAATAAACAGAGCACAGATGATTAacctatatgaccaaaagtttgtacacccctgaccttctctcacacacgcacaagtAGTTCTTCTCCAAACCGGTTCCTCACATTTGTAAGTACACAACTGTGTAGAATTTAGTCTTCATAATTTTAAAGctataatttcccttcattggaaATAAGAGTCCCCGAACACTGCTCCAGCACGACGacgctcctgtgcacaaagccagctccatgaagacgggGTGTGCGAAGGtcggaagaaggtagaagaactcgagcgtcctgcacagatccctgcgCTCaagcccactgaacacctttgggatgaactggaactggttTTCCGTTCCAAAGCGGGAAAAAAAACTTCTCTATAGCCAATTCCAGTCTTTTCCATTTGTTACAGAATGGAATTAAATTCATTTAGCTGGTATCCGGCGGATCACGATCGTGGGGTATCGGATCGGTGCCATCTCTATATCATACCACATAAAACGCTTCTGTACATCGCAGctacactgtctgcacttacgCTTTTCCTTTGTTTGCTATAaccatgtgtttgtttgtgagaATCGATCCGATTTAATTCCAGTCGTTTACTTTAATGCAAGATCTTACCGGCCCCCGAACATGTTAGTGAGGCGGTTACAAACTCaaatgtttattaattcatttagaCGTATAATtaggatataaaaaaaaacaaaacaacaacaaataaaatcagtgcaaaaaatcaataaaacaaacTTCGGGTATAATTTTAGACGGACTACCTGCGAGGTACACGTTTACATTTCTGATGCTTTCGCACTGGCTGCTGACGCAAGCTCGATTAAACCTGTTCCGTAGGGTCTGAAGAAAACCATCGCCTGCATGGACGAAGAGTTTCCACGGACAAACTCGAGCATAAACAACCGCTCGGAGCTGTGCCGAGTGCTCCACTTAGAGAGTCTGTACAAGAAGAATAAGGTAAAGAGTCGACACGGCGCGTAACGCAACAGACCGGCGCAGTAGGTCCTGTCTAATTTCTTTCGGAAAAATCTTTAGAGCGAAGATCGGCCGCTGAAAACCATGCTGGAGATCATGACGAAGGAGCGGATGAAGAAGGCCGGAGACGTCAAAAAGCGCCCAGTCGAAGGGGATGGGAGCGCGGAGCGTACCGCGTCGAAACCCGGTTCTGACTCCGCCGCCGATGAAGATCGCGTGACAAGGGGAAGAGATCTCGCACAACCGCACACGGACGAGATGAGGTGTCTTAACGTGTTTCGTAAAGAAAGTCTTGATTGTATAAATATACACGCTGCGTatatttcatttccatttcGAAACGTTTTCAGGTCATCTGAGACGAGCGCCGTGTCCCGGCTCGGCTCCTCGTCTCCGCCAGAGATAGAAGGAAACCTCAACGCCATGTCACCGACGGCAGGCCCGGGCTCGGAGCAGACGCTCGGAGGTGGGGACGGGCAGACAAGCAGGGGCAGCAGAATGAGGAGAGGCATCATGGCAGGTCCTATTGCTGCCTCCTCTCAGGTACCGCGCACCGATTCATCCGCACGTCTACCGATTAGCATCGTTTCTTGTGGCTTCTTTTTACTGAGAAATTCCCCAGAGAAAATATGGCTGCAGTTTGTGTTAATACACGAGCAAAGCAAGCAGTTAAACACTCCAGGACGTGCCGTGTTAGGAAAACAATCAGCAGAAGCAaagttacagttacagtccCATTCTCACTTACGTTCcttcatcagcctctctttattcccccctctctctctctctctctctctctcgacggTTAGATATCGGAAAATGTAAAGCTACAGCttttcctctgactgttacaaagcgctgacactggagactccttcattACACGTTCAGCGAActcctccttacagaaaacgtcaccatatcaacaatcaCGATGCGAAACCGCCCAAGCCCGGTTCCTTATCGACGTCGTTCACTCGCTCGCCGCGTCTCATACGTGCGCGATGATTCGAAAGCGACGTTCGTCAGACTCTAGGGCCGAAACGTCCCCGTTTAGCGGTTTTATGCGCGGCCGAGCGCAAACCGACGAGCTCCGCGTCTCTTTAAAACGTCCCGCTGTCGTCGTGATTGTTGTCATGGACCGCTCCTGAGAGCCTTCCGTAAGTGTTAGCAGAGACTGTGTACAGTTCGTTTGCCGTCCCGCAGGTTGTTCAGTGTTATTGTTCCAGAGAGTACGGCTCCAGCATTGCTTCTGAAACACTCCTTCTGAAAGCCCTATTTTACGAAGcgtcacagatttttttttcaagcggCGTGCTCATGTTGACGTATCGCTCAGCAGGAAAACGCCAGGAGACGTGGTCCTGTCAGAAAGACCGCAGCGTCTCCGTCTCTTTTACCCAAGAACGAAGAAGAGGATTCGTCCGGACGGAACCGGAGGAACTGGAGCAGCAGCACCACGGGCGCGTCACACACCGGATCGGACGAGTTGAACGCCCTCGAGCGAGAAAGCACGCCGTCGATCAGACAGACTGGACAGAGCGACAGAACGCCTCGACTCAGGGCTCACAGGTAAGCGAACTCGCGTTCCCGCCTAGAAATCCTGACTGTACGTGTTATCATCAGAAACGTGCATGAActcagtgtgtttatttatttatttatttatttatatccttCAGAAATGACTCGGCGCCTAGTCCAAGACCGGATGCTCTTCACATGGCGGGATTGGTCCTGGGTACTGCGTCTTTAACGTCAAAGACACGCATAACAAAAagtccccccccctccctcccccctcctATCTAATGACGCCTGTCTACGTGCATTCGTGAACGTGACACTCGTTTGATCTGCTTTGCAGATGACGTAGACGATCGGGAAGTCTCGACCGGACTGCCCGCTGTTCCCATTGATATCCTCTCGCGTCACCGTGTCTGGAATAAACGTCCCATGGACCAGAAAACAGCTATCGTaaggacattattattattattattattattattattattattattattattattatcgaaGCCTAAATGTAAAAAGGTGCAGAACAATATGACGTTATGCTTATATTAGCTAATACAAATGAATAGTGACCTTGTGATGTCACGGTAGGATAAACATGATCACTTTGTAAACCCAGTGCTGTTacattctcgattctgattggccagaagagAAGGCGATGGTTACTTGTCCGAAACTGCTGTAATGCcgtcgttctaatatgttatcgtttctatagtaacagggcGTTTATATACAGTGCAGGGCTTGTATATTGGACGTGAAGAGATTAACAGATCCGTGTGTAATCGTCTGTGTTTTCTGTAAAGacacgtttatttaacgtttatggaaggagtctccagtgtcagcgattTGTAAACAGACAGAGGTAACACTGGAGCTTTAAGGCTTCTGCATCAGGGATTATTGTCCTGTAACAGCACGGCACGGCGGGATGTATTCCTCACGTAATAAACAGCACGAAACCTCCAGAATCGACATTGCACTTATATCCATCGGAGCTGTGTTCGCTTCGTAGAATACGTTCCCGTTGCGCTTTATGAGTCTGAGCCTGTACCATGTGACCTGCCCCTGGACAATGACATTATCCCCGCTGTAACTCCAGGCACTGAAGGAGATCATCTTCGGCTCCCCCGCGGCCTGCTTCAGCGAGGAATGGAGATGTCAGAGCTTCAGCTTTTCCAGCAGACCCGCTCTGAGATACGGCATCGTGCAGAAGAAGGTCATTAGCCGCTAATCTAAAACGCTGTCTGGGGTTTAAGAAATGGCAAAAGGGGTCAGTTAAAAGGGTTCAGGTACATAAATGTCTCCAAAACGGCAAGGTGAATATTTCTAAATGATCTAGAGAGAGCTTTAAGGcagggaataaataaataaataagtaagcaaattcatgaatgaatgaaaaaatgaaataaatgtttcgAAACACAATAAACTCATGACGACagattcaataaataaaaagatcattaaagattcaaataaataataatgacaaaaattaaaaataagtcaataatgtttgaaataaattaataagtGAAGTGCccaccactaatattggcacccttggtgagAACATTTTCTTACAGCCTCTTCCCATTGTGTgacgctcaacaaccttttgccgcacatcacagctacattcctcgctctcacccatcgttatgaatgactaggggaatctggcctgtgtgttacctcatattcatacccctgtgaaacaggaagtcacggttgaacaatttcccgttcctagtcacccaggtgtactaaaataaatctaacatatcaacgggaatatacttcaaatatatttttctgataTGAATTCGTAGGGGTGAATATATttaagaaagattttttttttatatatgaacctgtgttgtgtttgtaattgtttgatatccacgacAGCAGAgtctttttgtgaattttttggacaaaagatcaaaatgttaaacagtaaagacaatttttcacagccgtctttcctcatatttacccagggtgccaatattagtgcacCTTAAGCAAATGAATCGATGGGCAcaagcaagtaaataaataacaaatgaaatatataaataaatacgataaattgtaaaaaaaataaaataaataaatacgttttacaaaaagcaaataatttttttttttttacataaattaaTATgcaaggaaataaataaataattatatataaaattatttatacattttaaaaatgaatcataATAGCCAAAtagaacagtaaaataaaaataaataaatatttacaaacaaaccAATCAGTAAACAAACAGCAACACATAATTCTtagataaattaataaaattaaaaataaagtaaacaaatgagtaaataaatatataaatgttttggaaattgttGATGATGATAAACAGTGAAATAACTCGTAACAGCAGATCGAATTAATGAACGagtgaatgggggaaaaaataattaaaacaataaattagtaaataaatgCTTAGGATAATTATGTTAATGAAAATTTCCAAATACCAAATCGCACAACATTGAAATGTTTACACAAACGCACGCTTGCGTGAGCGATTGAGAGTGCGTGTTGAGATGCTACGGTTTGATCCGCTGTTAATAAGCGCACGGTGTTGTGATGCTGTGAGCAGGGCGGGCCGTGTGGAGTGCTCGCTGCCGTTCAGGCCGCCGTCCTCCAGAAGCTTCTGTTCGGAGGAACCAGCACTGACGCACTTTCTGAGTAAGCGCTTTCACGCATCAGTTCTCCTCTTAATGTCATTTCGACCTTCTTACAGCTTTTCCGTGAACCCTGTTGAGTTCTTTCACTTAAACACCTTCATTAAAGGGCCACGGATTCTCATCACAAAAGTATGTTGTGTCTGTGAAAGTCTGCTTCAGCACCGGTCACTGCAGTGGGCGTGTTTAAAGCGGGAGTTATTACTACGTTATTAACGcagggttttgtttttaggagacTGTCCGACGCCACGAGGACGAAGTGCCTGACTGACGCCGTGGCTGGAATCCTGTGGAGAGCTGCAGACAGGAAGAACGTCACCGTcgccatgtaaaaaaaaacaaaaaaaacggaTGATTAAGTGTGTAACtgaatttaataataaagagCTCCTCACCTGCTTACGTTCTGTCTACAGAAACTCAGGGAGGAGTCAGTTCACCCCCATGGGCCACTACAGATCTGACGGTGTTCTGGACATGGTAAGTAATTCGCTCAGTTTTCTCAAATCAACTCTTTTATATAACGTGATtattgtggggaaaaaagttcTCATTTGTGAGTCCAGAGATTGggtgtgtctctctccttctgagACAATCCGATACCCAACCTGATACGTCGCTAATGATCTGATGTGTGACGTCAGAcacatccttcactgagactgacaggcacacaggccacgcctctttcaaaGAGACGGCAACATAGGCCACGGCTCCTTCtaagagacagacacataggccacgcctccttctaaGAGACAGACACCCATGCTACGCCTCCTTCTAAGAGACAGACAcccaggccacgcctccttctaaGAGACAGACAcccaggccacgcctccttctaagagatagacacacaggccacgcctccttctaagagatagacacacaggccatgcctccttctaAGAGATAGACACACAGGCCATGTCTCCTTCTAAGAGatagacacacaggccacgcctccttttaAGAGACAGGCACACAAGCCACGCCTTCTCCTAAGAGGCAGACACACAGGCCATGTCTCCTTCtaagagacagacacataggccacacctccttctaagagacagacacataggccacgcctccttctaaGAGACAGACACCcatgccacgcctccttctaaGAGACAGACAcccaggccacgcctccttctaaGAGACAGACAcccaggccacgcctccttctaaGAGACAGACAcccaggccacgcctccttctaagagatagacacacaggccacgcctccttctaagagacagacacataggccacgcctccttctaaGAGACAGACACCCATGCTACGCCTCCTTCTAAGAGACAGACAcccaggccacgcctccttctaaGAGACAGACAcccaggccacgcctccttctaagagatagacacacaggccacgcctccttctaagagatagacacacaggccatgcctccttctaAGAGATAGACACACAGGCCATGTCTCCTTCTAAGAGatagacacacaggccacgcctccttttaAGAGACAGGCACACAAGCCACGCCTTCTCCTAAGAGGCAGACACACAGGCCATGTCTCCTTCtaagagacagacacataggccacacctccttctaagagacagacacataggccacgcctccttctaaGAGACAGACACCcatgccacgcctccttctaaGAGACAGACAcccaggccacgcctccttctaaGAGACAGACAcccaggccacgcctccttctaagagatagacacacaggccacgcctccttctaagagatagacacacaggccacgcctccttttaAGAGAcaggcacacaggccacgccttctCCTAAGAGGCAGACACACAGGCCATGTCTCCTTCTAAGAAACagacacataggccacgcctccttctaaGAGACAGACACCcatgccacgcctccttctaaGAGACAGACACCcatgccacgcctccttctaaGAGACAGACAcccaggccacgcctccttctaaGAGACAGACAcccaggccacgcctccttctaagagatagacacacaggccacgcctccttttaAGAGAcaggcacacaggccacgccttctCCTAAGAGGCAGACACACAGGCCATGTCTCCTTCtaagagacagacacataggccacgcctccttctaagagatagacacacaggccacgcctccttctaaGAGACAGACAcccaggccacgcctcctaccaagagacagacacacaggccacgcctccttccaaGAGGAGACGGCgccatgttttctgaagcctctcggCTCGAAACTAAATGGCGGACGACCTCTCGGCTAACTTCGTCTACAAATGTTAAGTAGCTTGCTATGGTTGTTGTATGATTAATAAGTAAATGATTACTCACGTTAGTGATTTTTAACTTCGTTTGACATTTACATACGGTTTGTTTAAGCGTTTAACGATTTGAAAATAACGTATTGGCGTGTTCATTTGTTCCGTCTCCTCAGATCACCTGCGTGGACGTTCAGAGCTTTGACGACTTAAAGCTGCTGATCGAACAGCACGTTCATCAGGTACGTTTCATTAATCTGACGTGTACCGCTTCACCATATGACTAACGTCTGCATCACGTGTCCAGATCGGCGCAGCCGTTCACCCaggccattgtgtgtgtgtgtgtttttttttttcttccctcctcCAGTTTGAGTCGGGTCCGTTCGGCTGCGTCTTGCTCATCGTCTCTGCCGTCCTGTCCAGAACGATTCACACGTAACGCTCCATTTGTTCCACACAGAGTCTGACACTTAAAACAGGTCCATTCCTGCGTTAAAGCGGCGGAttcatttctttctccttttgtGTGCAGGGTCAGAGGGGACATGGACGTCCCTACTTCCACTCTGATCGGCGCACACGGCTACTGCACGCAGGTTGGTGCGTGAACCCTGACGACTAGTCTGAAGCGGCGATGCGAAAAATACGCAGAAAGCCCGTCGTTTTAACTCGAATAATGAAAGCCTGACTCAGTGCCTGCAGGAAAATCTGAAATGACACGTCCAGCGTCGACGTGATGCGTTTAAAACGATCATTTCACGTGCTACGATTTCGAGCTGTTTAGATATAACACGACGCCGAACCGTCCCGCGTACGCCGAGGGGTCCGAAGCTCATAGAAGACTTCCAGACTGTTCCCTTTTTTTCATCCTATAGAAGTAAACATGAGACGGGGCGTAAAGGAtggctttaattaaaaaatttttttttaaagccgtGCATCAGCACTATAACCCAAGAAAAGGCTCTGATCTGTGTTTGCTGTTTGGATGAAAAGCTCATAATCATCACATCAGCATCCTAATAAACGGAACAAAAcggtgtgtttattaaacagcGACACGTCacggaggtaaagctgtaacg
Proteins encoded in this window:
- the mindy4 gene encoding probable ubiquitin carboxyl-terminal hydrolase MINDY-4 isoform X2, with the protein product MGRDVEEVAAAVVREYLSRKGLKKTIACMDEEFPRTNSSINNRSELCRVLHLESLYKKNKSEDRPLKTMLEIMTKERMKKAGDVKKRPVEGDGSAERTASKPGSDSAADEDRVTRGRDLAQPHTDEMRSSETSAVSRLGSSSPPEIEGNLNAMSPTAGPGSEQTLGGGDGQTSRGSRMRRGIMAGPIAASSQENARRRGPVRKTAASPSLLPKNEEEDSSGRNRRNWSSSTTGASHTGSDELNALERESTPSIRQTGQSDRTPRLRAHRNDSAPSPRPDALHMAGLVLDDVDDREVSTGLPAVPIDILSRHRVWNKRPMDQKTAIALKEIIFGSPAACFSEEWRCQSFSFSSRPALRYGIVQKKGGPCGVLAAVQAAVLQKLLFGGTSTDALSERLSDATRTKCLTDAVAGILWRAADRKNVTVAINSGRSQFTPMGHYRSDGVLDMITCVDVQSFDDLKLLIEQHVHQFESGPFGCVLLIVSAVLSRTIHTVRGDMDVPTSTLIGAHGYCTQELVNLLLCGRAVSNVFDDEMKLDSGNGNFTLLKGIKERCDFGLLSLYEHYNICKVGSYLKNPRFPIWVVCSESHFSVLFSPCEDLTSSRRSPREFDLHYYDGLANQQDPVRLTVYPDSAVKMADAEDVDSDLTPPLELCIRTRWTDAAVSWNDSEPIL
- the mindy4 gene encoding probable ubiquitin carboxyl-terminal hydrolase MINDY-4 isoform X1; protein product: MGRDVEEVAAAVVREYLSRKGLKKTIACMDEEFPRTNSSINNRSELCRVLHLESLYKKNKSEDRPLKTMLEIMTKERMKKAGDVKKRPVEGDGSAERTASKPGSDSAADEDRVTRGRDLAQPHTDEMRSSETSAVSRLGSSSPPEIEGNLNAMSPTAGPGSEQTLGGGDGQTSRGSRMRRGIMAGPIAASSQQENARRRGPVRKTAASPSLLPKNEEEDSSGRNRRNWSSSTTGASHTGSDELNALERESTPSIRQTGQSDRTPRLRAHRNDSAPSPRPDALHMAGLVLDDVDDREVSTGLPAVPIDILSRHRVWNKRPMDQKTAIALKEIIFGSPAACFSEEWRCQSFSFSSRPALRYGIVQKKGGPCGVLAAVQAAVLQKLLFGGTSTDALSERLSDATRTKCLTDAVAGILWRAADRKNVTVAINSGRSQFTPMGHYRSDGVLDMITCVDVQSFDDLKLLIEQHVHQFESGPFGCVLLIVSAVLSRTIHTVRGDMDVPTSTLIGAHGYCTQELVNLLLCGRAVSNVFDDEMKLDSGNGNFTLLKGIKERCDFGLLSLYEHYNICKVGSYLKNPRFPIWVVCSESHFSVLFSPCEDLTSSRRSPREFDLHYYDGLANQQDPVRLTVYPDSAVKMADAEDVDSDLTPPLELCIRTRWTDAAVSWNDSEPIL